One Simonsiella muelleri ATCC 29453 DNA window includes the following coding sequences:
- a CDS encoding HsdM family class I SAM-dependent methyltransferase — MARVNKNSYVWDFATGSGGLLVAGMNLMLQDAKTSINSPDELRQKENQIKAEQILGIEVLPEIYMLAVLNMILMGDGSSNILQENSLTNFNGKYGYGKENQNFPADVFLLNPPYSAQGNGMIFVEKALNMMHKGYASIIIQDSAGSGKAKEFNQRILQKHTLLASIKMPNDLFIGKSSVQTAIYVFKIGEPHEAKFPVKFIDFQNDGYKRSNRKKAKASSNLQNIDHAEERYEELVDLVKFGSGSLKLFGQNEYVEDTIALEGDKFGADWNFAQHKKIDAKPTLADFKKTVSDYLAWEVAQLLAKEDDKSGK; from the coding sequence TTGGCTCGTGTCAACAAAAACAGCTATGTTTGGGACTTTGCCACAGGTTCGGGCGGATTATTGGTTGCAGGCATGAATTTGATGTTGCAAGATGCCAAAACCAGCATCAACAGCCCCGATGAATTGCGCCAAAAAGAAAATCAAATCAAAGCCGAACAAATTTTAGGTATTGAAGTGCTGCCTGAAATTTATATGCTCGCCGTTTTGAATATGATTTTAATGGGCGATGGTTCAAGCAACATTTTGCAAGAAAACAGCTTAACCAATTTCAACGGCAAATACGGTTACGGCAAAGAAAATCAAAATTTTCCAGCCGATGTTTTCTTGCTCAATCCGCCCTATTCCGCACAAGGCAATGGCATGATTTTCGTAGAAAAAGCCTTAAATATGATGCACAAAGGCTATGCGTCTATCATCATTCAAGATTCTGCAGGCAGTGGCAAAGCCAAAGAGTTTAATCAACGCATTTTGCAAAAACACACGCTTTTGGCTTCCATCAAAATGCCCAACGATTTATTTATCGGCAAATCCAGCGTTCAGACTGCGATTTATGTGTTTAAAATTGGCGAACCACACGAAGCCAAATTTCCCGTGAAATTCATTGATTTTCAAAATGACGGCTACAAACGCAGCAACCGAAAAAAAGCCAAAGCCAGCAGCAATTTACAAAACATTGACCACGCAGAAGAACGCTACGAAGAATTGGTAGATTTAGTGAAATTCGGTTCAGGCAGCCTGAAACTATTTGGCCAAAATGAATATGTAGAAGACACCATCGCGCTAGAGGGCGACAAATTCGGTGCAGATTGGAATTTCGCGCAGCACAAAAAAATTGATGCCAAACCTACATTAGCCGATTTCAAAAAAACCGTTTCGGATTATTTAGCATGGGAAGTAGCGCAACTATTGGCAAAAGAAGACGATAAATCGGGAAAGTAG
- a CDS encoding IS982 family transposase has product MPQDEFIIKTYLMVDALYNQLVQKPLRQGGFAPKLSDCELICMEIVGEFLGMDTDKKIWQYFKQHWQNWFPNLGSYPNFAKQCANLYWVKQQMHQKITANWCEQAEYYADAFPIAVCKFARAKRHQNFRAYATFGYCASKKETYYGFKGHLLITRSGMIKAFTFTAANVDERQVLPELLEGKTGFVGADKGYLSSELKDEMKQSHINLQTPYRSNMKDDRSPQFLKWLKNSRRMIETVIGQLTERFNMEIVRTKNLFHQSNRFIRKILSHNFCCLLNQQIQHPITQFAGLIGC; this is encoded by the coding sequence ATGCCCCAAGACGAATTTATCATTAAAACGTATCTAATGGTAGATGCTTTATACAATCAGCTCGTTCAAAAACCATTAAGACAAGGTGGCTTTGCACCCAAACTTTCAGATTGTGAACTGATTTGTATGGAAATTGTTGGCGAATTTCTCGGTATGGATACCGATAAAAAAATTTGGCAATATTTCAAACAACATTGGCAAAATTGGTTTCCCAATTTAGGCTCTTACCCTAATTTTGCCAAACAATGTGCCAATTTGTATTGGGTTAAACAACAAATGCATCAAAAAATCACTGCAAATTGGTGTGAGCAAGCAGAGTATTATGCAGATGCCTTTCCTATTGCAGTCTGTAAATTTGCCCGAGCTAAACGCCATCAAAATTTTCGTGCATATGCGACGTTCGGTTATTGCGCTTCCAAAAAAGAGACCTATTATGGTTTTAAAGGTCATCTTTTGATTACTCGCTCAGGTATGATTAAAGCCTTTACTTTTACAGCTGCCAATGTTGATGAACGGCAGGTATTACCTGAACTTTTAGAAGGCAAAACAGGATTTGTTGGTGCGGACAAAGGGTATTTAAGTTCTGAATTAAAAGATGAAATGAAACAAAGCCATATTAATTTACAAACACCTTATCGTAGCAATATGAAAGATGACAGAAGTCCTCAATTTCTCAAATGGCTAAAAAATAGCCGCCGTATGATTGAAACAGTTATTGGTCAATTAACAGAGAGATTTAACATGGAAATAGTTCGTACAAAAAATCTGTTTCACCAATCTAACCGTTTTATTCGGAAAATTTTATCGCATAATTTTTGCTGTTTACTGAATCAACAAATTCAACACCCAATTACTCAATTTGCTGGGTTAATTGGGTGTTGA